From the genome of Streptomyces sp. NBC_00659, one region includes:
- a CDS encoding sugar ABC transporter substrate-binding protein, translated as MRSTRRTLTAAIATACALATVTACGGGSGSSSSGTSSTYTFWDPYPQFDASSDWGKRVTACGTDAGVKIKRTAYDTTDLGNKALLAAQQGNAPDVMLVDNPVVSTLVEAGILTRTSDLGLDTASIQKNIIGAGTLDDAAYGVPIGANTLALYYNKDVLSAAHVDPAGIKDWASLTAALKKIKAAGKKGITFSAINTEEGSFQFLPWFWGAGADLTRLDSAKGVAALTLWKQWVDAGYAPKDVLNNTQTTSWQEFATGEYAFGENGTWQLANAEEAGFPYGVVNIPAQNGGSAPVPTGGEFVTVPVQKDTGRYDTTKKIVTCLTSAENLLASDTTLTYVAPTSAVQAQQVKANAKLGPWVEAVASARGRTSGGLGTKYPTISEQMWTAVQAALSGAKAPASALSDAQTSASKG; from the coding sequence GTGAGAAGCACCCGCCGCACCCTGACCGCAGCCATAGCCACCGCCTGTGCCCTCGCCACCGTCACCGCGTGCGGCGGCGGCTCCGGCTCCTCCTCGTCCGGTACGTCCTCGACGTACACCTTCTGGGACCCGTACCCGCAGTTCGACGCCTCGTCCGACTGGGGCAAGCGCGTCACCGCCTGCGGCACCGACGCCGGGGTCAAGATCAAGCGCACCGCGTACGACACCACGGACCTGGGCAACAAGGCGCTGCTCGCCGCCCAGCAGGGCAACGCGCCCGACGTGATGCTGGTCGACAACCCGGTCGTCTCCACCCTCGTGGAGGCGGGCATCCTCACCAGGACCAGCGACCTCGGCCTCGACACGGCCTCGATCCAGAAGAACATCATCGGCGCGGGCACCCTCGACGACGCGGCCTACGGCGTCCCCATCGGCGCCAACACCCTCGCCCTCTACTACAACAAAGACGTTCTCTCCGCCGCGCACGTGGACCCGGCCGGCATCAAGGACTGGGCGTCCCTGACGGCGGCCCTCAAGAAGATCAAGGCGGCGGGCAAGAAGGGCATCACCTTCTCGGCGATCAACACCGAGGAGGGCAGCTTCCAGTTCCTGCCCTGGTTCTGGGGAGCCGGCGCGGACCTCACCCGGCTCGACTCCGCCAAGGGCGTGGCCGCCCTCACCCTGTGGAAACAGTGGGTCGACGCGGGCTACGCCCCCAAGGACGTACTGAACAACACCCAGACCACCAGCTGGCAGGAGTTCGCCACCGGGGAGTACGCCTTCGGCGAGAACGGCACCTGGCAGCTCGCCAACGCGGAGGAGGCCGGATTCCCGTACGGAGTGGTCAACATCCCTGCGCAGAACGGCGGTTCGGCGCCGGTCCCCACCGGCGGGGAGTTCGTCACCGTTCCCGTGCAGAAGGACACCGGCCGCTACGACACCACCAAGAAGATCGTCACCTGTCTGACCAGCGCCGAGAACCTCCTGGCGAGCGACACGACGCTGACCTATGTGGCGCCCACCTCCGCGGTGCAGGCCCAGCAGGTCAAGGCGAACGCGAAGCTCGGGCCGTGGGTGGAGGCGGTGGCGTCGGCGCGGGGCCGCACGAGCGGCGGCCTGGGCACCAAGTACCCCACCATCTCCGAGCAGATGTGGACTGCCGTCCAAGCGGCCCTCTCCGGCGCCAAGGCCCCCGCCTCCGCCCTGTCCGACGCCCAGACCTCCGCGTCCAAGGGCTAG
- a CDS encoding glycoside hydrolase family 127 protein — protein sequence MPRTRSARPGTGPVHPTPGARGALRPAPATIGGGFWHTRREVNARTSVPQGPDLLESAGNLHNLRLAAGTAEGVFQGAYPFLDTDVYKWLEAAAWRLAGEPTGALAAEVDRIIALVAAAQQPDGYLNTWFQLRGNGERYQDLRWGHELYCAGHLIQAAVAHHRTTGRPELLDVARRFADHIDTVFGLPDSGKPLDGIDGHPEIETALVELYRETGERRYLDLAGYFVDRHGHGLLGGEAYCQDRVPVREATTVEGHAVRQLYLLAAAADLASETADAELRAATERLWQAMAATKTHLTGGLGAHHDEEDFGDPYELPNERAYCETCAAIASIQWSWRMALLTGEARYADLIERTLYNGFLAGVSLDGERWLYVNPLQVRDGHTDPGGDQSARRTRWFRCACCPPNVMRLLASLEHYLASTGPDGLQIHQYVTGEYRADLAGTPVAVHAETDYPWHGTIALTVEETPETPWTLSLRIPQWCGSFRVHDGERTYDGTNAPVRDGWLRLERIWTPGDRVILELALDARLTAADPRVDAVRGCAAIERGPLVYCLEQADHPGGGLDDIVLDTARPLAVKQRPELLGGVTTVLAAGHRRELPDDGSWWPYRPAGHTAAPAGDPVELTAIPYYAWANREDGAMRVWLPTS from the coding sequence ATGCCCCGCACACGCTCCGCCCGCCCCGGCACGGGACCCGTCCACCCCACTCCCGGTGCCCGTGGCGCGCTGCGCCCTGCGCCCGCCACCATCGGCGGCGGCTTCTGGCACACCCGCCGTGAGGTCAACGCGCGCACCTCCGTCCCCCAGGGCCCGGACCTGCTGGAGTCGGCGGGCAACCTGCACAACCTGCGGCTGGCGGCGGGCACGGCCGAGGGAGTGTTCCAGGGCGCGTACCCGTTCCTCGACACCGACGTCTACAAGTGGCTGGAGGCCGCCGCCTGGCGGCTGGCCGGGGAACCCACGGGCGCCCTCGCCGCCGAGGTGGACCGGATCATCGCCCTGGTCGCCGCGGCCCAGCAGCCCGACGGCTATCTCAACACGTGGTTCCAGCTGCGCGGGAACGGCGAGCGCTACCAGGATCTGCGCTGGGGCCACGAGCTGTACTGCGCCGGCCACCTCATCCAGGCGGCCGTGGCCCACCACCGCACCACCGGGCGCCCCGAACTCCTCGACGTGGCCCGCCGTTTCGCCGACCACATCGACACGGTGTTCGGCCTCCCCGACAGCGGGAAACCCTTGGACGGCATCGACGGCCACCCCGAGATCGAGACCGCCCTGGTCGAGCTCTACCGGGAGACCGGCGAACGCCGCTACCTCGACCTGGCCGGCTACTTCGTCGACCGGCACGGCCACGGCCTGCTCGGCGGCGAGGCCTACTGCCAGGACCGGGTCCCGGTGCGCGAGGCGACCACCGTGGAGGGCCACGCCGTACGGCAGTTGTATCTGCTGGCCGCGGCGGCGGACCTGGCGTCCGAGACCGCCGATGCCGAACTCCGCGCGGCCACCGAGCGGTTGTGGCAGGCCATGGCTGCGACGAAGACCCACCTCACCGGCGGGCTCGGCGCCCACCACGACGAGGAAGACTTCGGCGACCCCTATGAACTCCCCAACGAGCGCGCCTACTGCGAGACCTGCGCCGCCATCGCCTCCATCCAGTGGAGCTGGCGCATGGCCCTGCTCACCGGCGAGGCCCGCTACGCCGACCTGATCGAACGGACCCTCTACAACGGCTTCCTGGCCGGGGTCTCCCTGGACGGCGAGCGCTGGCTGTACGTCAACCCGCTCCAGGTCCGCGACGGCCACACCGACCCCGGCGGCGACCAGTCGGCCCGCCGCACCCGCTGGTTCCGCTGCGCCTGCTGCCCGCCCAACGTCATGCGGCTGCTGGCCTCCCTGGAGCACTACCTCGCCTCCACCGGCCCGGACGGTCTCCAGATCCACCAGTACGTCACCGGCGAGTACCGCGCGGACCTGGCCGGCACCCCCGTCGCCGTACACGCCGAGACCGACTACCCCTGGCACGGCACGATCGCCCTCACCGTCGAGGAGACGCCCGAGACCCCCTGGACCCTCTCGCTCCGCATCCCCCAGTGGTGCGGCTCCTTCCGCGTCCACGACGGCGAGCGGACCTACGACGGCACGAACGCGCCCGTCCGGGACGGCTGGCTGCGCCTGGAGCGGATCTGGACCCCCGGCGACCGGGTGATCCTCGAACTCGCCCTGGACGCCCGGCTCACCGCCGCCGACCCGCGCGTGGACGCCGTACGCGGCTGCGCGGCGATCGAACGCGGCCCGCTCGTGTACTGCCTGGAGCAGGCCGACCACCCGGGCGGCGGCCTCGACGACATCGTCCTCGACACCGCCCGCCCGCTCGCCGTCAAGCAGCGCCCCGAACTGCTCGGCGGCGTCACCACCGTGCTGGCCGCCGGACACCGCCGCGAGCTCCCCGACGACGGCTCCTGGTGGCCCTACCGCCCCGCCGGTCACACGGCGGCCCCGGCCGGCGACCCGGTCGAGCTCACCGCGATCCCCTACTACGCCTGGGCCAACCGCGAGGACGGCGCGATGCGCGTCTGGCTGCCCACGTCCTGA
- a CDS encoding LacI family DNA-binding transcriptional regulator, which translates to MTSAPRSSFAGRAKLADVAALAGVSVGTASKALNGGGRMRPETRRRVLDAVDSLGFRPNQHARNLHTGRSWTVGLMTTDGIGRFSTPVLLGAEDALGAGKISVLLCDTRGDSIREQHHLRNLMDRRVDGIIVTGRRTDPRPPLTGVDPIPIVYALSPSTDPADTSVVSDDRGGARLAVEHLLAAGRTRIAHVTGPEHHAAARDRARHAAEHLGRSSLRLATGRVHFGEWSEAWGRRAADAVLRTAPDTDAFFCGNDQIARGVADALRERGVDVPGDIAVVGYDNWDTMALACRPPLTTIDMDLAEIGRIAALRLLEAIDADAEARTDAETRTDAETRTGTEVGTEPGTEDDAGDGEGPGRGGVHTVPCRLVVRESS; encoded by the coding sequence GTGACTTCTGCTCCGCGTTCGTCCTTCGCCGGCCGGGCCAAGCTCGCCGACGTCGCCGCCCTCGCGGGGGTCAGTGTGGGCACGGCGTCGAAGGCGCTGAACGGCGGCGGGCGGATGCGGCCCGAGACCCGCCGGCGGGTTCTCGACGCCGTCGACTCGCTCGGCTTCCGGCCCAACCAGCACGCGCGGAACCTGCACACCGGCCGGAGCTGGACGGTCGGACTGATGACGACGGACGGCATCGGCCGCTTCTCCACCCCCGTGCTGCTCGGCGCCGAGGACGCGCTCGGCGCCGGGAAGATCTCCGTGCTGCTGTGCGACACCCGGGGCGACTCGATCCGTGAGCAGCACCATCTGCGCAACCTGATGGACCGCAGGGTGGACGGCATCATCGTCACCGGCCGCCGCACGGACCCGCGCCCGCCGCTCACCGGCGTCGACCCGATCCCCATCGTCTACGCGCTCTCCCCGTCCACCGACCCGGCCGACACCTCCGTCGTCTCCGACGACCGGGGCGGTGCCCGGCTCGCGGTGGAACACCTGCTGGCGGCGGGCCGCACCCGGATCGCGCACGTCACCGGCCCGGAGCACCACGCCGCCGCCCGCGACCGCGCCCGGCACGCGGCCGAGCACCTCGGACGTTCCTCGCTGAGGCTTGCCACCGGACGCGTCCACTTCGGCGAGTGGAGCGAGGCATGGGGGCGCCGGGCCGCCGACGCGGTGCTGCGCACGGCCCCGGACACCGACGCCTTCTTCTGCGGCAACGACCAGATCGCCCGGGGTGTCGCCGACGCGCTCCGCGAGCGGGGTGTGGACGTTCCCGGTGACATCGCCGTCGTCGGCTACGACAACTGGGACACCATGGCGCTGGCCTGCCGTCCGCCGCTGACCACCATCGACATGGACCTCGCCGAGATCGGCCGGATCGCCGCGCTGCGCCTCCTGGAAGCCATCGACGCCGACGCCGAGGCCCGCACCGATGCCGAGACCCGCACCGACGCCGAGACCCGCACTGGCACCGAGGTCGGCACCGAGCCCGGTACCGAGGACGATGCCGGGGACGGCGAGGGGCCGGGGCGCGGGGGCGTCCACACGGTTCCCTGCCGACTTGTGGTGCGCGAGTCGAGCTGA
- a CDS encoding GntR family transcriptional regulator, whose amino-acid sequence MAGTGGSGAVTRSTLRQQIADALRDEVLGGRLRPGQEFTVKEIAEQYGVSATPVREALVDLSAQGLLDADQHRGFRVHEYSGADYRGMIEARSLITEGMFQSLVASGMPQADDPRALAQLAAVRRRGEEAQRAATAGDLNILIGYDLRYWRELSNLFGNAYLADFLHRMRVQSWVCTVQHLRHVSDLKGHLWSGHTELVDALAHRDADGARAIVTAYNEHALTLIERLDAP is encoded by the coding sequence ATGGCCGGCACCGGCGGCAGTGGCGCCGTAACACGCAGCACCCTGCGGCAGCAGATCGCGGACGCGCTCCGTGACGAGGTGCTCGGGGGTCGCCTCCGGCCGGGCCAGGAGTTCACGGTGAAGGAGATCGCCGAGCAGTACGGCGTGTCCGCCACCCCGGTCCGCGAGGCCCTGGTCGACCTGTCGGCCCAGGGCCTTCTGGACGCCGACCAGCACCGCGGCTTCCGCGTCCACGAGTACTCCGGCGCCGACTACCGCGGCATGATCGAGGCGCGCAGCCTGATCACGGAGGGCATGTTCCAGAGCCTCGTGGCCAGCGGCATGCCACAGGCCGACGACCCCCGCGCGCTCGCCCAGCTCGCGGCCGTCCGGCGCCGCGGCGAGGAGGCCCAGCGCGCGGCCACCGCCGGCGACCTGAACATCCTCATCGGCTACGACCTCCGCTACTGGCGCGAGCTCAGCAACCTGTTCGGCAACGCCTACCTCGCCGACTTCCTGCACCGGATGCGGGTCCAGTCCTGGGTCTGCACGGTCCAGCATCTGCGCCACGTCTCCGATCTCAAGGGCCATCTGTGGTCCGGCCACACCGAGCTGGTGGACGCCCTCGCGCACCGCGACGCCGACGGGGCGCGGGCGATCGTGACGGCGTACAACGAGCACGCGCTCACCCTCATCGAGCGCCTCGACGCCCCCTGA
- a CDS encoding aspartate aminotransferase family protein: MTPQPNPQAGAAVKAADRAHVFHSWSAQELIDPLAVAGAEGSYFWDYEGKRYLDFTSGLVFTNIGYQHPKVVAAIQEQAATLSTFAPAFAVEARSEAARLIAERTPGDLDKIFFTNGGAEAVENATRMARLHTGRPKVLSAYRSYHGSTSTAINLTGDPRRWPNDSGAAGVVHFWAPFLYRSPFHSDSERQECERALQHLEDTIAFEGPGTIAALILETIPGTAGIMTPPAGYLAGVREICDRYGIVFILDEVMAGFGRTGRWFAADHYEVTPDLMTFAKGVNSGYVPLGGVAISAAIAETFARRPYPGGLTYSGHPLACAAAVATINVMEEEGIVGQAAAIGETVLGPGLRELAERHPSVGEVRGTGVFWALELVKNRETREPLVPYNASGEANAPMAAFGAAAKARGLWPFINMNRTHVVPPCNITEAEAKEGLAALDAALSVADEHTV, encoded by the coding sequence ATGACCCCTCAGCCCAACCCCCAGGCCGGCGCCGCCGTGAAGGCCGCGGACCGCGCGCACGTGTTCCACTCCTGGTCCGCGCAGGAGCTCATCGACCCGCTCGCCGTCGCCGGCGCCGAGGGGTCGTACTTCTGGGACTACGAAGGCAAGCGGTATCTGGACTTCACCAGCGGGCTCGTCTTCACCAACATCGGCTACCAGCACCCGAAGGTCGTCGCCGCGATCCAGGAACAGGCCGCGACCCTGTCCACGTTCGCGCCGGCGTTCGCCGTCGAGGCGCGTTCGGAGGCGGCCCGGCTGATCGCCGAGCGGACCCCGGGCGATCTGGACAAGATCTTCTTCACCAACGGCGGCGCGGAGGCCGTCGAGAACGCCACGCGGATGGCCCGGCTGCACACCGGCCGTCCGAAGGTGCTCTCCGCCTACCGCTCTTACCACGGGTCCACCTCCACGGCGATCAACCTCACGGGCGACCCCCGGCGCTGGCCGAACGACAGCGGCGCGGCCGGTGTCGTCCACTTCTGGGCGCCGTTCCTGTACCGCAGCCCCTTCCACTCCGACAGCGAGCGGCAGGAGTGCGAGCGCGCGCTCCAGCACCTGGAGGACACCATCGCCTTCGAGGGACCGGGGACCATAGCGGCCCTGATCCTGGAGACGATCCCGGGCACCGCGGGGATCATGACGCCGCCGGCCGGCTACCTGGCCGGGGTGCGGGAGATCTGCGACCGCTACGGGATCGTCTTCATCCTGGACGAGGTCATGGCCGGGTTCGGCCGCACCGGCAGGTGGTTCGCCGCGGACCACTACGAGGTGACGCCGGACCTGATGACCTTCGCCAAGGGCGTGAACTCCGGCTATGTGCCGCTGGGCGGCGTGGCGATCTCCGCCGCCATCGCCGAGACCTTCGCCAGACGGCCCTACCCGGGCGGGCTCACCTACTCCGGCCACCCGCTGGCCTGCGCCGCCGCCGTCGCGACGATCAACGTCATGGAGGAGGAGGGGATCGTCGGCCAGGCGGCCGCCATCGGCGAGACCGTCCTCGGCCCGGGGCTGCGCGAGCTGGCCGAGCGGCACCCGAGTGTCGGCGAGGTGCGCGGCACGGGCGTCTTCTGGGCACTGGAGCTGGTGAAGAACCGGGAGACCCGGGAGCCGCTGGTCCCGTACAACGCGTCGGGCGAGGCGAACGCGCCGATGGCGGCGTTCGGTGCCGCGGCCAAGGCCCGCGGTCTGTGGCCCTTCATCAACATGAACCGCACCCACGTGGTACCGCCGTGCAACATCACCGAGGCCGAGGCCAAGGAGGGCCTGGCGGCCCTGGACGCGGCGCTGTCGGTGGCGGACGAGCACACGGTGTGA
- a CDS encoding serine/threonine-protein kinase: MENLGAGDPQQIGAYRLLARLGAGGMGHVYLARSDRGRTVAVKLVRPELAEQEEFRARFRQEVRAARRVGGLWTAPVLDADTEAPIPWVATGYVAGPSLQAVVGRDHGALPERSVRILAAGLAHALKDIHSAGLIHRDLKPSNVLVTIDGPRVIDFGIARALETVTDGGLTHTGALVGSPGFMAPEQVRGDRVTPACDIFCLGSVLSYAATGALPFGAANSGVHAMMFRIAQEEADLTGVPEGLADLVRDCLRKDPGARPGLDEILERTGAEETVAEGRTLDPWLPGSLVAQLGRHAVRLLDTENPDRGPERPRAGAPAALPPVPGAAPALPPSHGAAPALPPAPVAAPDFSKPPTGSPAASSSSSASAASSTPSSSSSAPAASSEASPEHAPAPAEGGATPPLPGQPGPVNHLPTVIAGPGTTPPPAAPAGPHPAYGYPQQHPRPPGQGPAHPAYGYPQAGWGSAQPPYGATPPYGPGVAAHPYGPGGATPPYGATPPYGPGVAPPGPQPPHRSGRSTALLVVVALVVALGAGGSVFALLNGRGGGGGQDDPKASTTASGATTPGQSASQPPATTSDSPSDPATQGGTVPEAFVGTWDAVIDNDSGHHTRRMTIQQGEVGDTVLTVTADGSDYHCVFQAALATAPGAGGPLEIGPSQVTVGEPPSCKPGDASEVTLLPDGRLRRAKTGSAAEAALTYTKSG; this comes from the coding sequence ATGGAGAACCTGGGGGCGGGGGATCCTCAGCAGATCGGGGCGTACCGGCTGCTGGCGAGACTCGGTGCCGGAGGGATGGGCCACGTCTATCTCGCACGGTCCGACCGGGGACGTACCGTCGCGGTCAAACTCGTCCGGCCGGAACTCGCCGAGCAGGAGGAGTTCCGGGCCCGCTTCCGCCAGGAGGTGCGGGCCGCCCGCCGGGTCGGCGGGCTGTGGACCGCACCCGTCCTGGACGCGGACACCGAGGCCCCGATCCCGTGGGTGGCCACCGGCTATGTCGCGGGGCCCTCGCTCCAGGCCGTCGTCGGACGCGACCACGGCGCCCTGCCCGAGCGTTCCGTGCGCATCCTCGCCGCGGGCCTCGCGCACGCGCTGAAGGACATTCACTCCGCGGGCCTCATCCACCGCGACCTCAAGCCCTCGAACGTCCTCGTCACCATCGACGGCCCCCGCGTCATCGACTTCGGCATCGCGCGCGCCCTGGAGACGGTGACGGACGGCGGCCTCACCCACACCGGGGCGCTCGTCGGCTCGCCGGGATTCATGGCTCCCGAGCAGGTGCGCGGCGACCGTGTCACGCCCGCGTGCGACATCTTCTGCCTCGGCTCGGTCCTGTCGTACGCGGCCACCGGCGCCCTTCCGTTCGGCGCGGCCAACAGCGGTGTGCACGCCATGATGTTCCGCATCGCGCAGGAGGAGGCCGACCTCACGGGGGTGCCCGAGGGGCTCGCCGACCTCGTGCGGGACTGTCTGCGCAAGGATCCCGGAGCCCGGCCCGGGCTCGACGAGATCCTGGAGCGCACGGGCGCGGAGGAGACCGTCGCGGAGGGACGCACCCTCGACCCCTGGCTGCCCGGCTCGCTGGTGGCCCAGCTCGGGCGGCACGCCGTGCGGCTGCTGGACACGGAGAATCCGGACAGGGGACCGGAGCGGCCCCGGGCGGGTGCTCCGGCCGCCCTCCCGCCCGTGCCCGGTGCCGCTCCCGCCCTCCCGCCCTCGCATGGTGCCGCTCCCGCTCTGCCGCCGGCACCCGTCGCCGCCCCCGATTTCTCCAAGCCGCCCACCGGCTCGCCCGCCGCCTCGTCCTCCTCCTCGGCTTCCGCCGCCTCCTCGACGCCCTCGTCCTCCTCCTCGGCGCCCGCCGCGTCCAGCGAGGCCTCCCCGGAGCACGCGCCCGCGCCCGCCGAGGGGGGCGCCACCCCGCCCCTTCCGGGGCAGCCCGGCCCCGTGAACCACCTCCCGACCGTGATCGCCGGCCCGGGCACGACGCCTCCCCCGGCGGCGCCGGCCGGCCCGCACCCCGCGTACGGCTATCCGCAGCAGCACCCGCGGCCCCCCGGCCAGGGCCCGGCCCACCCCGCCTACGGCTACCCCCAGGCAGGCTGGGGCTCGGCCCAGCCGCCCTACGGCGCGACGCCTCCCTACGGACCGGGAGTGGCCGCCCATCCGTACGGGCCCGGCGGCGCGACCCCGCCCTACGGCGCGACCCCTCCGTACGGTCCCGGCGTCGCCCCGCCCGGCCCGCAGCCCCCGCACAGGAGCGGCCGGTCCACGGCGCTGCTCGTGGTCGTGGCCCTGGTCGTCGCGCTCGGCGCGGGCGGCAGCGTGTTCGCGCTGCTGAACGGCCGGGGCGGCGGAGGCGGCCAGGACGACCCCAAGGCGTCCACCACGGCCTCCGGCGCGACGACACCGGGGCAGAGCGCGTCGCAGCCGCCGGCCACCACCTCCGATTCGCCCAGCGACCCGGCGACACAGGGTGGCACCGTCCCGGAGGCGTTCGTCGGGACCTGGGACGCGGTCATCGACAACGACAGCGGACACCACACCCGGCGGATGACCATCCAGCAGGGCGAGGTCGGAGACACGGTGCTGACGGTCACGGCGGACGGAAGCGACTACCACTGTGTCTTCCAGGCCGCCCTCGCCACGGCGCCGGGAGCCGGCGGTCCGCTGGAGATCGGCCCCTCCCAGGTCACCGTCGGGGAACCGCCGTCCTGCAAGCCGGGCGACGCCTCCGAGGTCACCCTCCTGCCGGACGGCCGGCTGCGGCGGGCGAAGACCGGCTCGGCGGCCGAGGCCGCTCTGACGTACACGAAGAGCGGCTGA
- a CDS encoding substrate-binding domain-containing protein — translation MEWLSAENVVAVGTAAIGVVASAVMVWYERRVPRRKTVGYRVQMDNPIGDDVRSGRANVRLGLFDEAPGMSDATLVLLRIENDGSQSIAGDDYTSRERHGLTAVFTDRTIRGVSVTQPPGTDHLMDHFTPAAGLGYEDGTLRIPRVPLNRGEHFKLLVLLSGGDVGCPIRIVGGIRDGEVRPNRSTAPDDQPPLFSRAARLITVLLTVCVVTLALIVVLRDDSPPPPIGCAQGTLTVTGSTAFEPVMRELAKKYEHACQGSAITVDAHGSTAGVRELDAAGQASKKGSPALVALSDGPKPGAFPQLRENRIAVSVFALVVNDSVPVRNLSLTDVRRLYRGEIRNWKQLGGPDRPVLLVSRDADSGTRQVFQRRVLGRGEIANSSLDCVHKDDATAPVVRCELDSTEQVLDVVAKLPGAIGYSELNSAAGHKGLHRIGLDGHTASVEDLERGTSDYPYREIEYAYTYGQPPADSLASGFLSYITRGSGQDVVRTHGHLPCGTPVGLKICGAG, via the coding sequence GTGGAGTGGCTGAGCGCAGAGAACGTCGTGGCCGTCGGGACGGCCGCCATCGGTGTCGTCGCCTCCGCCGTGATGGTCTGGTACGAGCGCAGGGTGCCGCGCCGCAAGACGGTCGGCTACCGCGTCCAGATGGACAATCCCATCGGCGACGACGTGCGCTCGGGACGCGCGAACGTACGGCTCGGGCTGTTCGACGAGGCCCCCGGCATGTCCGACGCCACCCTCGTGCTGCTGCGGATCGAGAACGACGGCTCGCAGAGCATCGCCGGGGACGACTACACCAGCCGTGAACGGCACGGACTGACCGCGGTGTTCACCGACCGCACCATCCGCGGTGTGTCCGTGACCCAGCCGCCCGGCACCGACCACCTGATGGACCACTTCACCCCGGCCGCCGGGCTCGGCTACGAGGACGGCACGCTGCGCATCCCGCGGGTCCCGCTCAACCGGGGCGAGCACTTCAAGCTGCTCGTCCTGCTGTCGGGCGGCGACGTGGGATGTCCGATACGGATCGTCGGCGGCATCCGGGACGGCGAGGTCCGGCCCAACCGCAGTACGGCACCGGACGACCAGCCACCGCTGTTCAGCCGCGCGGCCCGGCTGATCACCGTGCTCCTGACGGTCTGCGTCGTCACCCTCGCCCTGATCGTCGTCCTGCGCGACGACTCCCCGCCGCCGCCGATCGGCTGCGCGCAGGGCACGCTGACCGTCACCGGCTCGACCGCCTTCGAGCCCGTGATGCGCGAGCTGGCCAAAAAGTACGAGCACGCCTGCCAGGGCTCCGCGATCACGGTGGACGCCCACGGCAGCACGGCCGGCGTGCGCGAACTCGACGCGGCGGGGCAGGCGTCGAAGAAGGGGTCCCCGGCCCTCGTCGCCCTCTCCGACGGTCCCAAGCCGGGCGCCTTCCCGCAGTTGCGGGAGAACCGGATCGCGGTGTCGGTCTTCGCGCTGGTCGTCAACGACTCCGTCCCGGTCAGGAACCTGTCGCTGACCGACGTACGGCGTCTGTACCGCGGCGAGATCAGGAACTGGAAGCAGCTGGGCGGACCCGACCGGCCCGTCCTGCTGGTCAGCCGGGACGCCGACTCCGGTACGCGGCAGGTGTTCCAGCGCCGGGTGCTCGGGCGCGGCGAGATCGCCAACTCCTCGCTGGACTGCGTCCACAAGGACGACGCGACGGCACCGGTCGTGCGGTGCGAACTCGACTCCACCGAGCAGGTGCTGGACGTGGTGGCCAAGCTGCCCGGCGCGATCGGCTACAGCGAGCTCAACAGCGCCGCCGGCCACAAGGGGCTGCACAGGATCGGCCTCGACGGCCACACCGCCTCCGTCGAGGACCTGGAGCGCGGCACCTCGGACTATCCGTACCGCGAGATCGAGTACGCCTACACCTACGGACAGCCGCCCGCCGACTCCCTCGCCTCCGGCTTCCTCTCCTACATCACCCGGGGCAGCGGCCAGGACGTCGTCCGCACCCATGGCCACCTCCCCTGCGGGACGCCGGTCGGGCTGAAGATCTGCGGAGCCGGCTGA
- a CDS encoding SLATT domain-containing protein: MSQPEMQPEGPLQDGRNEGAAGPRPGDLTGRPFPLGDWGEPAERLHELYRWVEQGALDTAAWYLSDRVWKRRTARVLRSGATLGAVAGAALPLLDLAGAVRGAAPWGYLALLLAVSCIAVDRFFGVTSGWIRDVATAQAVQRRLQAIQFDWASESVREVLGPADGTASEAADRCIGVLRRFSEDITELVRTETADWMVEFRTGPAPLGIQSSSAGAPRPEGPPLNGRTPLPPGTRPNMPRQRPPEPR; the protein is encoded by the coding sequence GTGAGTCAGCCGGAGATGCAGCCGGAGGGGCCGCTCCAGGACGGGCGGAACGAGGGCGCGGCGGGGCCCCGGCCGGGTGACCTGACCGGTCGGCCGTTTCCGCTCGGCGACTGGGGGGAGCCCGCCGAGCGGCTCCACGAGCTCTACCGCTGGGTGGAGCAGGGGGCGCTCGACACGGCCGCCTGGTATCTCTCCGACCGCGTGTGGAAGCGACGGACGGCGCGGGTGCTGCGGTCCGGCGCGACGCTGGGGGCCGTCGCCGGGGCCGCGCTGCCGCTGCTCGACCTCGCCGGAGCGGTGCGGGGGGCGGCTCCGTGGGGCTATCTGGCACTGCTGCTCGCGGTCTCCTGTATCGCCGTCGACCGGTTCTTCGGTGTGACCTCCGGATGGATAAGGGACGTGGCCACGGCGCAGGCCGTACAACGGCGGCTCCAGGCAATTCAGTTCGACTGGGCCTCCGAGAGCGTCCGGGAGGTCCTCGGACCCGCCGACGGAACGGCCAGCGAGGCGGCCGACCGGTGCATCGGGGTGCTGCGGAGGTTCTCGGAGGACATCACGGAGCTGGTGCGCACCGAGACGGCGGACTGGATGGTGGAGTTCCGCACGGGACCGGCGCCACTGGGGATCCAGTCGTCGTCGGCGGGAGCGCCCCGGCCCGAGGGACCGCCGCTGAACGGGCGCACCCCGCTGCCGCCGGGCACCCGCCCGAACATGCCCCGCCAGCGCCCGCCCGAGCCCCGGTAG